In Phycisphaerae bacterium, the following proteins share a genomic window:
- a CDS encoding DUF697 domain-containing protein has product MLRQWWRMLRTMAVVVGVALSFFAVIEVIRAYQTLAELHPAAGVAFLAILAVAIGWLAVYLTVNLWSRPVVLRPPAVVDRTRATDRELGRYGRYLCRYIERLERNPVLAADDRALAAKGRLDLEGALEGPAVPAAIARAEDEVIRPLLAVLDEEAARQTRASTRDVMLWVTLSPYKAGDLGIVIYRNLMMTIRIIRIYNSRPRLKEQLRILADTLNVVATVNFLNMGKSLLESLGSKVPVMGKFVDDIAQGIGAGFMTSVVGHTAMARCRAFRGWSELEAKDTLRRRAVVFYSDVTDIFLKDIWPTIGVRAGATAKEVRDRLVAVLEATGSAVGMFFRNPKPAAEGVLAAPLPQEPLQEETEQPGVGRRTMNAGLQVVRGVGSAGGKVVKGSRDATLAVGRLFVPGKRDQDGGESGENDNPKKV; this is encoded by the coding sequence ATGCTGCGACAGTGGTGGCGAATGCTGCGGACGATGGCGGTGGTGGTGGGAGTGGCGCTGTCGTTTTTCGCGGTCATCGAGGTCATTCGGGCCTACCAGACGCTGGCCGAACTGCATCCGGCGGCGGGCGTTGCGTTTCTGGCGATCCTGGCCGTGGCGATCGGATGGCTGGCGGTGTACCTGACGGTCAACCTCTGGTCTCGCCCGGTAGTCCTGCGTCCGCCGGCGGTCGTGGACCGGACCAGGGCGACCGATCGCGAGCTTGGTCGCTACGGGCGATACCTGTGCCGGTACATCGAACGGCTGGAACGCAATCCGGTCCTGGCCGCCGACGATCGGGCGCTCGCCGCCAAGGGCCGGCTGGATCTGGAGGGCGCACTCGAAGGGCCAGCCGTGCCAGCGGCGATCGCGCGGGCCGAGGATGAGGTGATCCGCCCGCTGCTGGCCGTTTTGGACGAAGAGGCGGCCCGGCAGACCCGGGCCAGCACCCGCGACGTGATGCTGTGGGTGACGCTGAGCCCGTACAAAGCCGGCGACCTGGGCATCGTGATCTACCGCAACCTGATGATGACCATTCGGATCATCCGAATCTACAACAGCCGGCCGCGGCTTAAGGAGCAGCTTCGCATCCTGGCCGACACGCTCAACGTGGTGGCGACGGTGAATTTCCTGAACATGGGCAAGAGCCTGCTCGAAAGCCTTGGCTCGAAGGTGCCGGTGATGGGCAAGTTCGTGGACGACATCGCCCAGGGAATCGGGGCGGGGTTCATGACCTCGGTGGTCGGCCACACCGCGATGGCCCGGTGCCGGGCGTTCCGCGGCTGGAGCGAACTGGAGGCCAAGGACACCCTTCGCCGGCGGGCGGTGGTGTTCTATTCGGATGTGACGGACATTTTCCTCAAGGACATCTGGCCGACGATCGGGGTGCGGGCGGGCGCGACCGCCAAGGAGGTCCGCGACCGGCTGGTCGCGGTGCTCGAAGCGACCGGCAGCGCGGTGGGGATGTTCTTCCGAAACCCGAAACCCGCCGCCGAGGGCGTTCTTGCGGCGCCGTTGCCGCAAGAACCGCTGCAGGAAGAGACGGAACAGCCAGGCGTCGGCCGACGAACCATGAACGCCGGATTGCAGGTGGTCCGCGGCGTCGGCTCAGCCGGCGGCAAGGTGGTCAAGGGGTCGCGCGATGCAACGCTGGCGGTAGGCAGGCTGTTCGTGCCGGGCAAGCGCGACCAGGACGGCGGCGAAAGCGGCGAAAACGACAATCCGAAGAAGGTCTGA